The Ictalurus punctatus breed USDA103 chromosome 15, Coco_2.0, whole genome shotgun sequence DNA window ggagagagagagagagagagaaacaacgaagagggagagagagagagagagagaaacaacgaagagggagagagagagaaagaaaatgaagagagagagagagagagagaaagaacaaagagggagagagagagaagatcaATCTTTATGacaagtgagagagaaagagagagagaaagaaagaacgaagagggagagagagaaagagagagagaaagaaaacgaagagggagagagagagagagagagagagagagagagaaagaaaacgaagagggggagagagagagagagagagagaaagaacgaagagggagagagagaaaaagagagagagagagagagagagagaaagagactttgacttttaaacTCTCTTCATTTACCAATTATTTAGGGGAAACAGAAAATATCACTcattcaaaaagaaaaagaaaaaggatctACATATTTCCACGGAGGAATTAATAAAGACAATCACCAGTGAAAAACAATTAGCCCCTACTCAGAAACCCAGAACCTTTTCAGATCAACTAGAAGTCCATTTTAGTCATGTAGTGCGCAGGAAGTCTTTATGTTAGGGCTCTTCGTGCGGCTAATGCCCATTTCCTCAAACTGAACCGTCTCCGTGGTGACAGCAGTCCCAGGTTGTCACTTTTCAATGCACGTTGTGCAGACTGAATGAATTTATTTCTGTCCGAGAAATAGCTTCTCAGCGAGACGTCACGTTTTCTTTTAGTTACTTCTAAAAACCAGTTGAACTGTTCTGTAGTGTACAGTTCCTCAGGTGGTTCTGAACAATTTGGAGTAGGTGGGTTACCTGACCCTACTTCACGCTCCACGTCTGATGCCCATATCCCCAGTCTGAAGCGTCTACTCGGTGAGAGCGCGTTCAGGTTCTCACCTGTTGTTGCGTGCTGTACCGATTTTAAGAATTTTTCCCCGTCCGGGAAGTAGTTATTCAGTACGACCCCATCTTGTCCTAAAGTCTGCTCCAAAAAAAACGTTTAGCTGTTAAACAGTGTAAAGTTGTTCTGGCTGTTCGACCCCCCTTGTTGTTTCCAGTTCACCCTTATTGTTCTCGATGTTCTTGTCCTGTGGGTTCTCCTGTTGCTGTCGTGCAGAGTCACTGTCTCCGACAGTGATAGTGGTGTGGGGTTTGAAATGAAAGTTGTCTGCGGTGTTGTTATTGCTGGTATGGGCACGGGTGTCGGTGCTATCACTGGGTGCTGTGATCATTTCAGTGGTGTTGTGTTCCTCACTGACCTCTTCCTGCTGTGACCTCTATATGTCGTTACCCCCCTCTGCCCCAGGCTCCTGTTCTCCAGTGTCCCCCTGCTGGCTGTTTccacgctgctgctgctgtacccCGGCCATGTCTCCCCCGGAGCTCCCTGGCTGCGCCACTCTGCGTGGGCAGCTCAGCCGTTTATGTCCGATCTCCCCACACCCAAAACACCTCAGGCGTTCGGTGGTGGTGAAGACGGTGTAGCTGCTGTCGCCGTGTTTACACTTGAAGTTGATATCCAGTGTTTGTTCTCGGTTGTTAAGAAACATATACACCTGTCTCCGGAAAGACAGGACGTGTTTCACTGTGGAGTTTCTACAGCCGAGTGGGATATCAGTCATGGGACCGGCGAACTTTCCAAAGCGGGCCAGCTCCTTCATTATGAGTTCGTCTTTAACAAAGAGGGGCACGTTGGAAACAACTACCTGTGTCGCAGGTGCAGAAAGAGGGGTAACGTGTAGCATGACACCTTTCAGCAATATTCCACTTTCACACAGCGTACTGGCGAATCTCTCTTTCTTTAGGAAAATCACCACCGCTTTGTTCATTCGGGAGGCGGAGTAAATGTTCTCACACCCGACCTGCTCTCCCACCGCCAGCAGAACCTCCTCCACCTGTTCTCCATTCACCGGTACACACCTGACGCCATGGCGGAGAGACAGCGTCTCCCCTCTGGCCTCAAAGGACATGGCAtcttgctcgctctctcccactctcaACTTTCACCAACCACTGCTATCTCAATAActatacatttaataaattaaatgaaagaaaagaaaaaaggacaaaCTCCCGAAAAACTTGGGAAGACGCCAAACCACTCTCAAGCGCTCTACACACCACGCTCACTCCTTCACCGCgcatgcacagagagagagagagagagagagagagagagagagaaagagagagaacgaagagggagagagagagagagagagagagagagagagagagagagagagagagcgagaaagagagagggagtagaaaACTATCAACTTATTCTTGGTTtctaaatgattattattatattctcttttatttaattattattattgttgttattatttataaatgaatgtaattaatattttttctcatgtgtatgtgtgtgtgtgtgtgtgtgtgtgttattttcgTCATTAGTATTTGATGTCTTTTAGGACGTTGTGTCTTCATGGAGACTTTAAGTAACTGGGGACAACATCAaagcttctgtgtgtgtgtgtgtgtgtgtgtgtgtgtgtgtgtgtgtgtgtgtgtgtcctcgtTAGAgcattccatctctctctctcacacacacacacctgtgagcTGTGGCCAGTAGGAGGACTCAAGTGACCGAGCCAAAAAACAGAGACACtcaggagagaggaggagaaaaactCACTTTTATCTTTTACCCTCTTTTTCTGCTCCTTCCCTTTGTTGCCACTTTCTTCTGTCCCACattgtgagtgtatgtgtgtgtgtctctttgtgGATGATCCAACTTGGCATGTCGATGTTGTGACACGCAAAAGATTTCCAGAGTTACTGAGAAAGTTTGTCGTTTCAGTCATAATTAAGAGCAGAAACTGTTTCACGATgttcccactgtgtgtgtgtgtgtgtgtgtgtgtgtgcatgtgtgtgtgcatgtgtgtgtgtgtgtaaattatgACAACTAAAGTTCGTTTTGAGCCATTATGTACACAgaattttatttgaatactAGAGATATGTAGCATAAGAGATGTTATGCTAGGAACATACAaccaggtccataagtatttggacagcgacacaATTTTGGTAATGTTGCAAATCAAgtgcagaatttcagctttaattcaaggggtttaacatgAACGGTTTATGAATTACAGCCGCATACGGTCCCTCCATTTACACAAGCTCAAAAGTAATGGGACAATTGGGCAATCAACAAtctggtacattcttaaaaagaaggaatgcatcAGCAAGCTCAGCGACACCAAAAGACCTGGAAGAGCGGGGAAGACAATCAAAATGGATGATCACAGAATTCTTTTCTTGTTGAAGAGAAACCCCTTCAGAACATCTAGCAAAGagcactctggaggaggtaggtgtatcatctacaatcaagagacaccttcatgaatgaAATACAGACAGTTCACCTCAAGATACAAACTTCTGGTAACACTCAGGAACAGAAAGACCATCTTAGACTTGACCAGTTCCGATGTGAGATGAAGTTGTAGccgaatgatgggaagagaagagcatggagaaggaaaggaagggctcatgatccaaagcataccacattaTCTgttaaacatggtggaggtagtgttatggcatgggcatgtacgGCTGCCAGGGGAACttggtcactggtgtttattgatgatgtgactgctgatagaaggaACAGGATGAATTCTGAGCTTATTGGAATATAGAGCtttactttctgctcagattcaactgggtcactgtccaaatacttatggacctgactgtacatAGAGGTATAATAGAGGTGTTTACAAGACGATCCACAACATTAATCGTAGCTACAAGCAGCTAAACAATAtgacgtgtcgttctttaataaaaaatcaattGTAATttttggtaaattgctgtggtgtaaggggaataaaacactgtcagaggaaaataatccacttcaggtAACAGTTACTCCAATCATCACTCCACCCTGCTgtggattattttattataaataaaggcATCACGTCTCACAGTAGCAGTGACTTCACCTCCTTAGAGTCTCGGTCTCAGTTCAGTTTCAgtataaaatatgtttattaaaaagTTCAGTGTTAGCTGACTCAGCACATCTCGCTTCATTACACAACCGTGTCACTaatatgatgatgaagatgtagATGGTGTAATTACTGAGTGAAGGAGctcacagtgacacacacacacacacacacacacgcgcgccgTTTCACACAACCAGCCTAAACGCTTTTAAGTCTCCATGACGGCTATAATGATGTTCAGCACTGTCACTGAGACACAGCCActtcccctgtgtgtgtgtgtgtgtgtgtgtgtgtgtgtgtgagagagagagagagagagagagagagagagagagagagagagagagagagagataatgtaCATCATTAAAGTAAAAGCTCAGAGTGTTGCGTCAGTAAAGCGGGGACAATaatgtatggaatactgagGATGGTTGAGCTTCATCTACAGAATGTGTGGAAGTTTACGCAGACGCACCATTCCCGAGCGCTTTAATAATGTCTTCGTCCAGTTTATACCTGCACTTCTTTTAGTTTTGAGATGGAAGCACTGGGTGTAGAAATATTTTTCCCAAAAGACTACAATtttcaggattttgcgatcacagaaaatCAACCAGACCCTACAATATTCCGAGAAGCATatttttctgcagatttgggccaagatgccaAAAAAGCCTCAGCAAGTTCAATAATTTTTTAGCCGctacaatcacaaaaaaaactttttcccATTTTGTCACCAATTTCCAGCCGAGTCTCCACTTTCTCCCAGAAGCCGCCACTCAAAGAACCGACGCAGACTAACTTGTTCTTCTTCAGAGACAACTGCACcctttcaaactgctgctcctgctgcacCACGTGGCtgtgtaacacactcagaggaaagcgctatctgtcctcttccgcatacacgagctcacagatACAAACGATTGGCTAATgttactgtgattgacaggggacaCAGAGTAAGCCCCTCCCACACCGAGAGCACAAACAACTTCATTCTCTTGGACTCTTGGTCATGATTCAAGTTTGCGATATCTGGAATATAGATACGGAATaatatgcttttctgctgtGCCATTAGAAATTCATTTGGAGAAAACTTTGGAATTCAGTCTGAGTCATTAGTTACTGCAGTAAAATTATTATACTGATTTCCATCGTGTTAATTCAGAATGTTTCTCTGCTTCACTTCAGAAAGCTGTGTTTCTCTCACATATTCCCTGCTTACACTACTGAATGATGTTCATTTCTATTGTTTAACTGCaaatgaagtgtttttttcaCGTCGTTGAAATGCAGAGCTCAAATATACACACGCTCCAAGCAGACGTGAGTTTCATTGTACAGATACACAGCAGATGCAACTGATGAATAAGGGAACGAGGAGGAAACCAGCACAGAATCAAAGAGTCAATTATTTATTCTATACAACAAACACATTCAAATCAATTACATTCTCTccgtttctctttctccctctcacacatCAAAAAACAGTTAGAAAATGGTtatatgaactttttttttttacacttaagAGTttaagctacacacacacacacacacacacacttctctaaAATGTACAATACAAACAGGTATTGAGTTGTTAGAAAGAAGAcaaacttttattaaaaagattaatagtccatctgtgtgtgtgtgtgtatatataaaaagagtTCAGCACTTGTGTATGGAGGCTGAGACGGGGACGGCGGCTCTTTCAGAACAGAGTCCTGTGGAACTGATCGCATCTCTAAATAAAGCAGCAGAGCAGCGTAAACATTCACATCGTCTCCCGTTCCTCTTCCTGCGTGTCACTTCCTCTTCTGGTGGATGACTTCCTGCTGGAGGCGGGGCCTTTGTGGAACAGATATATTGGCCTCTGGAGtcctgagaaagagaaaaacaatatAAAGTGAGTATTGATGGGAAAAAACGTTGacacagtgtgtacagtaaattccaaaattattggcaccctttgtgaaaacatgctgaaaataaaacaattatacgggtgtgtgtttatgtttatgtctCTCACCCTGAAGTCACACTAGAGGGCGACAATTTGCTGAGATCACCCCCAGTTTGCTGATGGATTTCTGAGGTTCTGATAAACAGTAGTAGCCAATATATTAAAAGATATTAAATGTACCTATATTCATTTCTAAAAATAACTGCGTtgtgttttctattttacaTCAGTTCAAAGAAACCTCAGAAGAACACTGAATCACAATAATGCCATTCAGTGGATCTCGCTAGTTTCTCCTGTTTACAGTTTTCCGGCCATGAAATTAGCTCCATCCCCTTTCTAAAAGACATAGGTCATTTCAACAGAAGGGGTGGAGTCAGCTGGGGGAAGGCTGATCAGTGGTTTTATTGTAATTTGCCTCTAAATGGTAGACAGCTTTAAAACTTATAACCTGTTTCCTTAAAATAttgttcttgtgtgtgtgcgtgtgtgtgtgtgtgtgtgtgtgtgtgtgtgtatttgtgtgtgataAAGGAGGCAGAGCTATGGTGTATTACCTTTAGGGCAGCTCCTTGTGGCGCTGATGAGCTCGTAGCTGGTGAATCCCACCTCAGCCGTGAGGTACGAGCTGAACTGGTCAGGTCTGAGCCGAATGCTGTTGTAGTTCCTGTGGATGTTTTCCTGAAAACACGAAACACACAGTGGGATTAGTCTGGGTTCACTCCAGTATGAGATTGGTCTGTGTTTAGTCAGAGTTCAGTATTGGTGGTTCCCTGAAAAAAACCTGCATCACAACAAACTGGGTTTAGTCTaagaagagaacagaagaggTTTAGTATGTGTTTagtcattgtttttattatccaatacattaaatacatttatacactTAAAATGTACATTCTGAATATATATCTCTCTGTAAGGCTGCTTTAAAAGTGccacacaaataaaattttatttaattctgtgTTTAGTCAGTGTTTTTGTTATGTGTAATCAAGGTTTCGTATGGGTTTAGTCAGggtttttattgtgtgtttaggtTGGGTTTATAGTTAAGGTTTAGTCTGGGTTCAGTATGGGTTTAGTCAGTGTATTTACTGCGTTTAGTTTAGATACAGTGAAAACAGTTTGGTTGGTGTATGCGTCATATACATGGTGAAGGAAagccccccaacacacacacacgtttaccgTCAGTCGTTTCCTCTTGCTGTAGGAGCTCCATGGCTGTGGTTGGAGGATAAACAGTCCTCCggggtgcaggtgtgtgtaaatGCGTCGGAAGAGACGCTGAAGCCCGATGTCTCCCCAGTTCAGATGAACCCACCTCGTCACATTCAGACACACAATGACGTCATACTCCGCACACTGTGACATCACCACTGCATCACTGTCCGGCACATAGTTCCCCTGCAAtgacacacacaccatttataCTCAAGTTATAGTTTACATAGAGAAACAAGCAATAGTTTGTACTAGTGTAacgattaaaaacaaaatacataattGCAGTTTAAAAGCTAAAGCTAACCAGCTGAACAAAACCCtaaactgtcaatcaaaagcTGAACCTAGCAAGAGGAGAACATACAGCTACTGTGCAACTCTGTAAACAGGCGGCTGAGGGATGTCAAACAAACATGCTgattagaatattaggccacacccattAGGATGTcctcagatcagatcagagtCAGCTTCTGTTTGAGTTATCACATTTGCATCATGTTTACTTCTGGATGTTTAAGTCAAAGATCATATAAAAATGTCTTCTTCAAATACActccatgctgtgtgtgtgtgtcagtcactaAGATCCATTTTGTTATAGATGTTCTTCATTATAGATGTTCTACGGCTCTACTCCATTTTGAGTTTGCAGGAGACACGTTACAAATCAGGCtagtgtttctctctctctctctctctctctctctctcacacacacacacacacacttaccttcATGAAGGACACATTGTTAGGGAACACCCCGGGGGCAGGAGGCAGTAAGGGAGGAGCAGCGATTGGCCCCCTACATAACCTGAAAGAAACAGGGAATGTCCGCAACGTCTCCACCTCTCTGGGTTTCTCCTCTCTGCCCGCATCTtgtctcacttcctgtttctgcaGCTCAGACAGGAAGTGGCGGAGGTTCTGCCGTGCTGCGTGAACCACACCGCCGTCGATATCCAAGCCCAGGATGTGGGAAGGGCTCCAGTTCTTTGCGATGGCGAGAGTCATGTGACCGACGTTGCATCCGATATCCAGAACTTTTTTCCCACGGAACCATTCGGGCCGGAACGCCGCCAGACGAGGGTCCACATTCAAACTCGGTGTCCGATAGCCATAGTAATAGCTGTAGATGCCGTAATTGAACTCGCGTCTCGGTTTGCGCTGATTTTTCTGTGACACACGATGGTTTGCTTCAAGATGGTTTCCTGTGGTTCCACCCACAATGGGCGTGTGAAATGTTTGACTCCGCCCTCTGTCTAAATTGAGCTGCTTATTGGTGGGAGTCGGCGGGATTGACAAGCGTTCCGAACGGCTGACTGTTCGTCTGCGCTTTCGGTGTTTGGATGCCTGCACGGTGGAGTTGCTACTTCCTGCCGGAGGAACAGAGTTTGAGGATCGGCGTCGTGGCAGTATAGGCGGGACCACTTCATCACGGCAGTTGATGCTCGTGTTGAGTTCGTAGGGTCGTGGTGATGCTTCTACTAGTTCCTCTGCTAAATGCTGTGCAGGAAAGAGCGTACCCTCTTCCACAGCGACCTTTGCCTTTTCAGTGTCTGACGGTTCAAGATGGCCACCACTGCCACCATGGTGCCTGTTTCTATGACGGCGCTTCTTAAAGGGTGACACCAGGACGCCTCCGTTGGCGTTTCCGCCCTTGCCGCTGAGGTTTAGCGGGTCAGTGATGTCTTTGGGGATCAGGATTTCGACAGGTTCCCTGCTCTTGGATGGAAGTGGTGACGATTTGGGCGTCTCTGCGTTCAGGGCCCGGTTCACGTCCTCATCCAATAGGCTGTTGAGATTCAGAGGGTCAAAGATGTTTCCACCCAACAGGAAGTTGCTGGGCAGCACCGGGTCACACTCGGAGTTAGCTCTCCGTCTGCGCTTGCTAAATCCGGGATGCTTAAAGCCAGCGTTCATGCTGTAGCGCCGTTTGCCAAGTTTTTGAGGCCCGGTTTGGGACTGTATACCATTTTTCGCTTGTAagagcttattttttcctttcactTGCATCATCTCGGCAACTTCCTCATCGTGCCCCGCCTCTTCTGTCAAAGCAGCGTTAGCAGGCATGTCTGCTAGCACCACGTTAGCCATGAACGGAGCACCAATACTAACAGGTGCCAAAGAGGATGGGCTCAGAGTCTTAACACGCCCCGCTATGTTCTGGGAAGGTGGCCGGCTCAAAATGGCCGCCGCTCCATCTCCTGTTAAGGCAGTTTCTTTCTCTATGGACATTTCAATCATATTCTATTGGTCAATTCTGCATGCATGggcaagacagagagaaaggcatCCAAAATTGTCGCGATGACAAAGTTTGCTTTTGTAAACTTGCAGAAAACTTGTCTGCTTATGGGTTCACAGATGTTCCCATGTTACTGTAGCCATGGCTGAACCAGTCAGACTGCAGTGGAGCtgaaaaacaattacaaaccatacagttaacacaaacacataaatcatcaatgctaataataatcaatgacaCTGGAAAACTGGAGTCTCAGAGGAGACTATAGTAAAGACAGACCCCTCCTTCTATCcaactctctcactcacactctctctctctctctctctctctctctcacacacacacacacacacacacggagctcCGCCTTCTTGCTTGTGTTGAGCTGTGGCTGAGAGCTTCCCTCCCCCAAGTTACTGCTTTCTCTGCAAAACACCACCAAGAAAAACCCCACAACTGTGCAATTGTGACTTCAGCGCCATCTTATTTACCGTGTCGGACTTGTTTATATCCCGTGACCCTTGAAccccaaaccaaaaaaaaaatacatcaaaaaacCTAATTCTGTGACGCCCCTTCCAAAAAAACTCCCGCATTTCTCAAACCGCTCGAGCACGGTTAGGACTCGGCATGGTGTATGCGTGAACGTTAGCgagattatttttctatttttttctatcaAGCATGTAAAAACGTCTATGCTTCTGAGCCTTCAAGGCTTCTGTATCTTATTGCTGAAGAACCCACGCTCTTATACCTCACTACAGCCCTGAGGAAACGCTAACGGACAGCCGAATAGACCAATCAAAAACGTGAACGGAGTCCGTCCTCGTCGTGACGACCAATAGGATTGCTCATAACGAAGCACGCGCAGCCAGGTCCAGCCTTTACCTCGCGCTAGGTGTCTAAACTATCTGCCTGAGACCATCCTTTTCATTTCATAGCGTCAACAAATATCATccgaaataaaataaaattcagaaTAGACACATATTCCCGTTATATGAATATTGAGAATGATGTTTACTGTTAAAGCTAATTCAATTCAtagcagttgttttttttcaggattCTGCACGGACACCAACTTCCCGTGTAAACAACAAACTACGTCTCTGAGTAAACTTGTTAAATTTGACAGCAGTTAGTTAATCTGAAAGTCACTgttgaacaaaataaaaagtgtttacGACTATACCGCGTTTTCGTCGAGAAGAAGTTATTTTTACGCACCATCACACGCTCTACAAGCTTATTATTTTCCCACCCATTTTCCGATATCTATTTCCTGCTCTGCCACAGAGCGGTTATTGGTGGGCTATTCAAGACTAAGCCAATCACAGCAGAGAAGGCCGCTTACTTCTATCCAGTCTTAGCACAGAGAAAGGGATTCTTGGAGCCTTCTGCTTTACGTTCTTGTGTGACTCTGGAACATGTAGTTTAAGAATACTTTAAGTAAACTAAGCTTTTACGTTTAATAAGCTTTAATAAGGTATTATTACCTttaataatagtagtattatgctatatatatacatacatatatatatatatatatatatatatatatatatatatatatatatatatatatatatatatatatatgtatatatatatatatatatatgaggtttTCAAGCATTCTGAGTTTGGGACTGTCTCTTATTAATATGGGTGATTCAGGTGATTCATGCATAGCTTATTTTGTGAGCTAATACACTGTCATCTTTTTGTCTAGGGATGTGCAGTACATCAACAACAAATGGAATATTTGAAGTCTGATCTAAAGATGTTTGCAACTGTGCACTGATTAACTTTTACATCTTCTCAGAGACTCGTTCAGTTCTGTTCATTAGCAGTTCATCAGCAATTATGCTTTGAAGAGGTTCAAATTAGTCTCCTTATATGCAAATTTATAcaaactcagtttgtgggaaaGTGTTCCTGCAAACgatttataatacattttagcACATCCAGCATGATAAATTAGATTTAATGTATATTTATCATGCCCATAATCTTTgttatggaattaaatttgtggcaaaagtattgaatgtaacttttcaagaaatgaacaaaaacatacaatgagaaagaagaaaaacactgaaactgaaaacagtgaattCAGTGGCAAAAGATTTTTAGtgtggtcttcaaataaacagcgttctctgttaacagttttctaagttTTGTTTATGAATGCgttcatggtttatgaatgcgctgATATAGTTTTTGTTTATGCTTTCAAACTTTTCGTTTACGCTCTATAAGTTTACAGTCACTATTCTGGCACAAATTTCACATGTGGGCAGGGCTTAACAGTGATTTATTGTTATTGGATACTGAGAAATGGATCGACTTCTTTGATACTACTCAAAACGCCAATATTAATTATGAGctaatatactgactaagtaagtaagtaattaccactcaaagtacaaacactataactatacaaAGAACCACATCCAGAACGTTCTCCAAAACTCCAAAGTCTCTTCTTCCTGGCCAGGGAGCTGtccatccaaatctcactagccagtGGGGGTAAATTGCTGTTAAGCCATGCCCACACATGAGATTTGTTCCAGAATGGCAAATGTAAACTTACGGAGAGTAAACAAAAAGTTTGACGGCGTAAACAAAAACTCTGTCAGTGCATTCATAAGCTATGATTAGggaaaatgaaaacatggttaaCAGAGAACACTGTTTATTTGACGACCATGTTAAATTTTTGCGACTgtgttcactgttttcagtttcagagttttctcattttatatttttgttaatttcttgaaaagttaggTGCAATACTTTTGGCTCAAATTTTATTCTATAGTTTGTCTGAACACCATTTTCTGTCTAAAGAAgtgtattattcagtaattACTATGTACTATTGAGTAATTTTAGCTAAACTAACAGTAAAGGTGTATTTATGAGGTGAACAGTGTAAAACTGGACCTGTTGATGACTCTTGAACGTTTATTATAACGCTGtataattttataatgaaaaaaaccccaaacaaaccgTAACGCATCCGTGAATAAAAGAGCGGAATCATTTAGTGAACCGAACAAAGTGATTCGAATCATTGAAAAGATTAATTCCGTACGTCACCTGTGGCGGAGGCGCGCGAGAGGATTGTGTCAGTTTTCTGTCAGACTGTTAGCATTTTAGCTAAAGACAAACAAACGGTGAAAAAAATTCTAACACGATATTTATTCCAGGCGACTCATTCTGAGGTAATTTTTGCTGCAGGTTAAAAAACgttgagagaaataaaatgttatatatatatatatatatatatatatatatatatatatatatatatatatatgtattttttttttataattagttTTTGATTGCAGTTACCTAAAGTAGGAGTTAGTTTATGAGATAAAGCAAGACCATTAAAGAGTTATCAAATAGttaaaattagaaaataaaattatgttgaTTATATCTCAACtaattatgtatattatatatcaaTTATATACGAGAAGTGGTGTTAGCTTAAACTACATAATAGATAAAATAGCGCAGCTTATAAAATTAATTAtgttgaataataaaaataaataataataataataatataaatgtattttgaagATAATTCATTAATTCCCTTTGTGTGTAAGAAGGTAATAAGGAGAAACCCATCGTAATCGCACTAATGGCCCACACAGATGAGACCgtcatgaaaaaaacaacagaaaagaaCAACAGACagatgatggatggagaaaAGGATGGAGAACCGAAGCCAGATGACGTGAAGTCAGGTAAAAAAATGAAACGTCCCAGAGCCACACACCAGAAAATCTCAGAATCGGGGAATAGATCCtcaggagagatggagagaatgaCTGAGGAAAGCAGAACAGGAGAacggagagatggagggaggaagaCAAGGCAGGGAAAAAGCAGGAAAGAAAAGGGAACAGATGTGTCGGGCGATGGAGGAACGCCTGGAGAGAAGAGAGCAAGGACAGGAAGTGGGGATGAGaacagacaggaagtgaaagagaGTCAGGTTATGAAGAAAAGACAAGTGAGCAAGGTGGTGTAATagaaaaattattatatattggtcactgacagacagaaaaagtgtgtgtgtgtgtgtgtttacagcagAATGTGAGAGTTTGGAGTGTGTCATA harbors:
- the mepceb gene encoding 7SK snRNA methylphosphate capping enzyme isoform X3, encoding MIEMSIEKETALTGDGAAAILSRPPSQNIAGRVKTLSPSSLAPVSIGAPFMANVVLADMPANAALTEEAGHDEEVAEMMQVKGKNKLLQAKNGIQSQTGPQKLGKRRYSMNAGFKHPGFSKRRRRANSECDPVLPSNFLLGGNIFDPLNLNSLLDEDVNRALNAETPKSSPLPSKSREPVEILIPKDITDPLNLSGKGGNANGGVLVSPFKKRRHRNRHHGGSGGHLEPSDTEKAKVAVEEGTLFPAQHLAEELVEASPRPYELNTSINCRDEVVPPILPRRRSSNSVPPAGSSNSTVQASKHRKRRRTVSRSERLSIPPTPTNKQLNLDRGRSQTFHTPIVGGTTGNHLEANHRVSQKNQRKPRREFNYGIYSYYYGYRTPSLNVDPRLAAFRPEWFRGKKVLDIGCNVGHMTLAIAKNWSPSHILGLDIDGGVVHAARQNLRHFLSELQKQEVRQDAGREEKPREVETLRTFPVSFRLCRGPIAAPPLLPPAPGVFPNNVSFMKGNYVPDSDAVVMSQCAEYDVIVCLNVTRWVHLNWGDIGLQRLFRRIYTHLHPGGLFILQPQPWSSYSKRKRLTVNENIHRNYNSIRLRPDQFSSYLTAEVGFTSYELISATRSCPKEPQKSISKLGVISANCRPLV